The genomic segment AACATCCTATCCCCTACAATATGGAGGACCATAATGATTCCTCACCTTTCCCCTTTTTGGTTCTCCTCTTTAATTCCGGTTCTTATGAACCGGTATTTTTTTTTAAAAAAAATTATCCCATCTAAACAAATCTTTAGATAATTAAACTGCAAAAAGCTAATTTTGAGCGTCATAGAAATTTTTCGTTTAACCATCTTAGTGAGATTTCAGTCGAAATAAGACCTCATCACAGGTTGTGATGAGCTAATCAAGGGCCAGGAGACCCCATTGATTAGTGTGCCTTATTTCGACTGAAATCGAACTTTAGATGGTTAAACGAAAAATTTCTTTTGAAGCGAAAAATTAGCTTTTTGCAGTAAAATCTTAGATGGGATAATTTTAATCAAAAGTTATTCATTTTGATTTAATTGTAATCGCAATTGCTGATATAAAAGGTCAGCTAAAGAACTGTCTTTTCTGGTAGCTCTTTTAGCAATCTCTTCATCCATCATATCTTCAAATATCTCTTCTGCAAATCCTCCATCAATTAACTTTGATTTATGAACGGTTTTACGCATCTCTTTAAAAACCATTTGCATAAATATAGCTTCAAAATCCTGACAGGCCTTATACAGGGCTTTATCTTTTTTCTCACTCTTCTTCAATCCTTTTTCAATTTGATCCATCTTTCCCTTTATATGTTCCAACCGAAACTGATCCGGATAGAAGGAACTTCTAATGAAGGTGTTCAATAATATCACATCCTCTCTAAATCAATTCAATCTGAGCATATAATGCTCCTGCTTCTTTCATTGCCTGCAAAATTGCTATAATATCCCGGGGGGATGCGCCAATGGCATTTAATGCTTTGACTACATCGCCAATAGTAGCTCCTGTTTTTAACTCAACCAGCTGTTCTCCTTTTTCTTCTACATTAATCTGAACACCTGTTCCTGTCTCAATCCAGGTATTTCCTGCTTCATCTATAGTCTGAGTGGTCTCTTCCTGGGTCGAAATAGTCACTGTCAAGTTACCATGGGCTACTGCAACTGTGGAAATCCGCACATTATGACCTATAACAATCGTTCCGGTTCGCTCATTAATTACAACCTTTGCAGGCATTGATGCCCGTACCTGTAATCCTTGAATCTGAGCTACAAAATTAACTACATCATTTCGGTATTCTATAGGAACCTTTACCCGGACCCGACCGGCATTGATTGCTTTTGCTAATTTAACCTTTTTATCCAGAAATCTAAAATGTTCATTTATCGTCTGAGCTATAAGATGAGCTGTCTCAAAGTTAGCTGCATGAAGGAGAAAATCAATCTCAGTTTTATCATTTAAATCAGGTTCCAGGGTCTGTTCAACAATAGCACCATTTGGTATACGTCCTACCTGTAGATGATTTTGCTGCATACTGCTTCCTCCACTTTTGGCTCCAAAACCACCTACGGATATTGGTCCTTGAGCTGCAGCATAAATCTGCCCATTAGGTGCTTTTAATGCCGTAAGGAGCAAAGTTCCTCCCTGCAAACTTTTTGCATCTCCTATCGAGGAAACAGTAACATCTAACTGATCACCTGCTCTTGCAAAGGGAGGTAGGGTTGCTGTAACCATGACAGCAGCCACATTTTTTGCTCTGGCCTGAGATGGATCAGTAATTATTCCATACTGATTTAATAGGTTTTTCAGCATCTGAAAAGTCGGACTGAATCTGCTGTCACCTGTACCATCAAGCCCGATAACCAATCCTATTCCCATCAGCATATTGTTCCTGACCCCATCAATTCTGGTCAAATCCCTGATATAGACCATAGGGTCTTCAATACTTGCTGCATTAATCTCTGGAATACAGGTGAAAATCAATCCTACTAATATGAAAATTATTAAAAGCTTCTTATTCATCTCAACCAACTCCATTTATACCTTTAAAAGAGCCAATTAAAGATTTTCTCAAATATACCTGATTTTTGTTTGTCGCCTACTACTCCTTCTCCTGTATAACGGATCTCTACA from the Anoxybacter fermentans genome contains:
- a CDS encoding rod-binding protein, with protein sequence MNTFIRSSFYPDQFRLEHIKGKMDQIEKGLKKSEKKDKALYKACQDFEAIFMQMVFKEMRKTVHKSKLIDGGFAEEIFEDMMDEEIAKRATRKDSSLADLLYQQLRLQLNQNE
- a CDS encoding flagellar basal body P-ring protein FlgI, which produces MNKKLLIIFILVGLIFTCIPEINAASIEDPMVYIRDLTRIDGVRNNMLMGIGLVIGLDGTGDSRFSPTFQMLKNLLNQYGIITDPSQARAKNVAAVMVTATLPPFARAGDQLDVTVSSIGDAKSLQGGTLLLTALKAPNGQIYAAAQGPISVGGFGAKSGGSSMQQNHLQVGRIPNGAIVEQTLEPDLNDKTEIDFLLHAANFETAHLIAQTINEHFRFLDKKVKLAKAINAGRVRVKVPIEYRNDVVNFVAQIQGLQVRASMPAKVVINERTGTIVIGHNVRISTVAVAHGNLTVTISTQEETTQTIDEAGNTWIETGTGVQINVEEKGEQLVELKTGATIGDVVKALNAIGASPRDIIAILQAMKEAGALYAQIELI